The genomic window TTATTGGAAGCTACCGCCTTGGGTGATTGTTGTAACAGGGGCAATCTGTGGTGCTATAGTAAGTGCCCTCTAACTAACGAACACCCTTTTGTATTTTTAAGTGAAGAGCTGCATCTAAGCCAAGGCTGTGAAGCCTTGGCTTTATTGATGTATTCCTTCTTAATGTGGTCCTAAGAGAATTATTTTTAAAAATAGTATTGACAATAGAAGACGGTTCATCCTATATTATTGATACGTCAATCATTTCAATATCAATAATTGAGCAGTCAAGTAAAGGAGGCCATTAATGAATTCGTGTGCACTTAAAGTAGAACTGTTCTTAAAGTTACAGTCTGTAAATAAAGAGTTGAGTTCAGGTTTTGAATCTTGTTTTGGAGCCAGTACGTCACGTATTCAAATACTGCATGCCCTTCTTGAAGAAAACGAAATTCTTCAAGCGGACTTGCAGAAGCAATTGAATATAGATCCTGCCGCCATTACGAGACATTTAAAGCAATTGGAAAAGTCCGGCGTCATTAGTCGGTATCGAAAAGATAACGACCAACGTGCCACATGGGTTAAGTTAGAAGAGGTAGCAAAGATAGAGATAGAAAAGTCATACAAGGAAAAGAAAGAGTTTATTGATCAACTGTTTGATCGCTTCACAGAGGAAGAATTAAGTTTGTTCCATAAAATGATACAGCGCGTCGAGCTGAACATTGAAGAAGCCGTTCGTGCAAAGGAGAGTAATGAAAATGGATAAAGTGAAAAACGAAATGACAACGAAGGAACATTTTTTAAACGTACTTGAAAGTAGAAAATCCATTCGTATTTATGACGAGAACGTTAAAATCTCAAAAGAAGAAATGACTGAACTATTGGGAGCAGCTGTGAAAGCACCTTCTTCTGTTAACTTACAACCTTGGCGATTTGTTGTAATTGAAAGCGACGAAGCGAAATCAACATTAGCACCACTTGCTTCATTTAACCAAAACCAAGTAAAGACGTCGTCAGCGGTCATTGCCGTTTTTGCTGATATGAATAATTTAGATTATCTTGAAGAGATCTATGGCAAAGCGGTTGAACTAGGGCTGATGCCTGAAGAGGTGAAAGAAAATCAAGTTCCAGCTATCAGAGGTCTTTTATCAGGCATAAGTGACCAACAAAACAAGGAAAGCATTTTAATCGATGGCGGACTCGTATCGATGCAAATTATGCTAACAGCGAAAGCCTTTGGCTATGACACCAATCCAATTGGCGGGTTCGATAAAGAGAATATTGCTGAAGCATTTGGCTTAGAAAAAGAACGATACGTTCCGGTTATGTTAATTTCGATCGGTAAAGCGAACGAAGCTGGGTATAAATCGTACAGAATGCCAGTTGAACAAGTAACAGAATGGAAATAAGCTTCAATAAAAAGGACGTCCTCTAGGAGCGTTCTTTTTGTGTTAGCGATTAACGTGACGGTAATCTGTAAATGTATAAACATCGGAAAGAAAGGGTACAGACAAAAGAGAACCCTAATTTGTTTAGTGAAAACGGAAGGAGTTACGTGACATGAATACACAGCAAATGGAAAAAATCAAAACCGGTAAAGGATTTATAGCGGCTCTTGATCAGAGTGGCGGGAGTACACCAAAAGCGTTAGCTGAATACGGTGTACCAGAAGAAGCGTATGCTTCAGAGGAGGAGATGTTTGACCTCGTTCATGAAATGAGAACCCGCATTATTAAGTCTTCTGCCTTTCATTCTGATAAGATTCTTGGGGCGATCCTGTTTGAACAAACAATGGACCGTAAGATTGACGGTGATTATACAGCCGATTATCTCGCAAATAAAAAAGGCATTGTTCCTTTTCTAAAAGTGGATAAGGGATTAGCAGATGAAAAAGATGGCGTTCAATTAATGAAGCCAATCGATCATCTTGAGGAAACCCTCAAGCGTGCGAATGAGCGGCATATGTTTGGTACAAAGATGCGTTCTGTTATCAAAGAGGCCAATCAAGAGGGTATCCACCAGGTTGTCGAGCAACAGTTTGAAATGGGGAAGACCATTATGGGAGCAGGACTTGTCCCGATCATTGAACCAGAGGTCGACATTCATAGCGCTGATAAAGAAACGATAGAGAGCCAATTAAAAGAAGAGCTACTCACCCACTTGAACATGCTACGTGACGATGAACAGGTAATGTTGAAGCTCACCATTCCATCAAAAGAGGGATTTTATCAAGAGCTGGTTGATCATGATCGTGTCGTTCGTGTTGTCGTTCTTTCTGGAGGGTACTCTCGTGATGAAGCCAACACGAAGCTGAAACGTAATCAAGGGTTGATCGCGAGTTTTTCCAGAGCCCTTAGCCAAGATCTAAACGCCGATCAGTCTGAATCGGAATTTACCCATGCGCTACAAACAGCTGTTGATTCTATTTATGATGCTTCAGTAAACAAAACACAGTAAAAGGTCGGAACCCCATGCTCTCAGTGCATGGGGTTTTTTCGTGAAGGTTTGAATCTGCTACATCGTTATTTACGTATAGAGAAATGTATGGATGGAATTGTCTCTTAATCCACACCTAAGCCAATGGTTATGTAAAAAAATATAAAGGCGCTGAAATCTAGAGAAGGAGTGGAGCGAAGATGATAGTAGAAGCTGCACTATTACAAGTTATCCCAGGGAAAGAAAAGGAGTATGAAGAGGCCTTTCGAGAAGCGTCTGTTCTTATTTCTTCAATGAAAGGTTACCTGTCACATGAATTGCAACGTTGTCATGAAGTAAAAGGTAAATACTTGTTACTTGTGAAATGGGAAACCATAGAAGATCATACCATTGGATTTAGACAGTCGCTTGAATATATTCAGTGGAAGCAACTCCTTCATCATTTTTATGACCCGTTTCCGGTTGTGGAGCATTTTGAGGCTGTCTCGCTAAATTGAAGTAGAAATTTGTGTAAATAGAGGAGCGAGGTTATGGAAGAAGTGAAACCTTTACAAAAGAGGTCATACCCTTTTTGGTCTACTATTTGTTTTTTGCTGTGTGTAGCTGTTTGGGTTCCTAATATCGTTTTTCAAGTGGCAAGTCCGTTATTTCTCCTAACGTTTATTATTGGACCAGTTGGCATGATTCTAGCTCTGTGGAGAAAGTATTTTTTACTAGCTGCTCTCAATCTATTTGGGACGTTAAGTTTTTTTATCCTTATGTTTCTTGTATACTGGTTAAATTCATTCTGAAAAGAAGCATCTTAAAAAGCGTATAAAAATGGAACGAATTTACTACCATGATTTAACAGCGACACTTGTTGGAAGTGTTTAATCGAATTAACAGAATTTACTCGATATGAATAGAAAGATAGTCTGAAAGCAAACAGTGAGGAGCGGGTGATGTTACATTTGAGGATCGCATCTCCTGTTTGGCTTTACCTGTCAGCATAAACGTCGAAGGGTGGTGAAAAAAGTTCAGGAAGGCAATAGACATAGATTGAAACAGTATTGAATTTGGCATATCTTTACTCATGCGTTAATCCAATTTTTTTTAAAAAGATAAGTCAATTAAGATAAAAGTAGTCAGCAAATTGATCTTTTTGACAACTATAAA from Shouchella hunanensis includes these protein-coding regions:
- a CDS encoding MarR family transcriptional regulator, translating into MNSCALKVELFLKLQSVNKELSSGFESCFGASTSRIQILHALLEENEILQADLQKQLNIDPAAITRHLKQLEKSGVISRYRKDNDQRATWVKLEEVAKIEIEKSYKEKKEFIDQLFDRFTEEELSLFHKMIQRVELNIEEAVRAKESNENG
- a CDS encoding nitroreductase family protein, with the protein product MTTKEHFLNVLESRKSIRIYDENVKISKEEMTELLGAAVKAPSSVNLQPWRFVVIESDEAKSTLAPLASFNQNQVKTSSAVIAVFADMNNLDYLEEIYGKAVELGLMPEEVKENQVPAIRGLLSGISDQQNKESILIDGGLVSMQIMLTAKAFGYDTNPIGGFDKENIAEAFGLEKERYVPVMLISIGKANEAGYKSYRMPVEQVTEWK
- a CDS encoding fructose bisphosphate aldolase; translated protein: MNTQQMEKIKTGKGFIAALDQSGGSTPKALAEYGVPEEAYASEEEMFDLVHEMRTRIIKSSAFHSDKILGAILFEQTMDRKIDGDYTADYLANKKGIVPFLKVDKGLADEKDGVQLMKPIDHLEETLKRANERHMFGTKMRSVIKEANQEGIHQVVEQQFEMGKTIMGAGLVPIIEPEVDIHSADKETIESQLKEELLTHLNMLRDDEQVMLKLTIPSKEGFYQELVDHDRVVRVVVLSGGYSRDEANTKLKRNQGLIASFSRALSQDLNADQSESEFTHALQTAVDSIYDASVNKTQ
- a CDS encoding antibiotic biosynthesis monooxygenase family protein, whose protein sequence is MIVEAALLQVIPGKEKEYEEAFREASVLISSMKGYLSHELQRCHEVKGKYLLLVKWETIEDHTIGFRQSLEYIQWKQLLHHFYDPFPVVEHFEAVSLN